In Vogesella indigofera, the sequence AATCCCCTGCCATCTGCACGGCAGCCTCGTTGCCGCCAATGATAATCGCTTGAATTGGCATACGGGAAGAGCATAACCGGAAAGAAGTTTCCGCCAGCGCGGCACGCAATGCCGAAATATGCTCTTGTAATAGCAGGCGACGCCACGATTCCTGTTCGATCAGCTGCAAACTGGCCAGCACCGCCGCCGCCTGCGCCGGCGGATGGGCGGTGGTGAAGATATAGGTGCGCGCGCGGTTGACCAGCCAGTCGATCAGCTGGCGGCTGCCGGCGACAAAGGCGCCGGCCACCCCGGCAGCCTTGCCCAGCGTGGCCATGTACACCACGCGCGGGTGCTGCAGCGCGTGTTCGACCAGCGCGCCGCGGCCGTTGCCGAGGATGCCGAAACCGTGCGCGTCGTCGAGATAAAGCCATGCGTCATAGCGCTCCGCCAGCTGCAGCAGCTCCGTCAGCGGCGCTTCGTCGCCTTCCATGCTGTACACCGCGTCCACCACGATCAGCCGCGATTGCGCTGGCGTGTTTTGCAACAACTGCGCCAGATGCGCCAGATCGTTGTGGCGAAAGCGCTTGAATTCGGCGCGCGACAGCTGGCAGGCGTCGTTGAGCGAGGCGTGGTTGAGCTTGTCGGCGAAGATGGCGTCGCCGCGGCCGACCAGGCTGCTGACCACGCCAAGGTTGGCCGCATAGCCGGAGCCGAACAGCAGCGCCGCCTCGCAGCCGACAAACTCGGCCAGCGCCTCCTCGGCCTGCTGCTGGATGGCGAAGTGGCCGGCCACCAGCGCCGAGGAGCCGCCGCCGACGCCCCACATCTCGATCGCCTCGCGCATCGCCGCCTTCAGCGCCGGATGATTGGCGAGGCCGAGATAGTCGTTGCTGGCGAAGGCCAGATAGTCGCGGCCGCCGATGCTGACGCGCGGCCCCTGCGGGCTGTCCAGTACCGCGCGCTGGCGCAGGCGGTGTTCGGCCTGCAGTTGCGACAGCGCGCCGGCGAGTTGATCGGGACGCATGCGGCCAACCTTTCCTTGCTTGTATTGATGAAAAAAAAGCACCCGCCAGTGGCAAGGTGCTTTTCGATGCCATGGCGGCAGTTTACAGCGGCTGCAGGCCCAGCTTGTCCATCAACGCGCGGTCGGCGTCGACGTCCGGGTTGCCGGTAGTCAGCAGCTTGTCACCGTAGAAGATGGAGTTGGCGCCGGCGAGGAAGCACAACGCTTGCATCGCTTCCGGCATCTCGCGACGGCCGGCGGACAGGCGGATATAGCTCTTCGGCAGCGTCAGCCGCGCCACGGCGATGGTACGCACGAACTCGGTCCAGTCCAGCGACTCGGCGCCGTCCAGCGGCGTACCGGTCACCTGCACCAGATTGTTCACCGGCACCGATTCCGGCTGCGGGTCGAGGTTGGCCAGCTGCAGGATCAGCCCGGCGCGCTGCTCGCGGGTCTCGTTCAGGCCGACGATGCCGCCACAGCACACCGACAGCCCGGCGCCGCGCACCTTGCCCAGCGTGGCGAGGCGGTCTTCGTAGTCGCGGGTCTGGATGATGTCGGCGTACTTGTCCGGCGCGGTGTCCAGATTGTGGTTGTAGTAGTCGAGGCCGGCATCCTTCAGCTTCTCGGCCTGGCCGTCTTTCAGCAGACCAAAGGTGGCACAGGTCTGCAGCCCCAGCGCCTTCACTCGCTGCACCATGTCCAGCGTCTTTTCCAGGTCGGCATCCTTCGGGCCGCGCCAGGCGGCGCCCATGCAGAAGCGGCCGGCGCCGTTGGCCTTGGCGTGGCGCGCGGCGTCCACCACCTCGTCCACCGTCATCATCGGCTGGTTTTCCACCGCCGTTTCATGGTGCACCGACTGCGGGCAGTAGCCGCAGTCCTCCGGACAGCCGCCGGTCTTGATCGACACCAGCGTCGACAGCTGCACGCGGCTGGGGTCGAAGTGCTGGCGATGGACTTCCGCGGCACGGAACACCAGCTCCATGAATGGCAGGTCGTACAGCGCCTCGATTTCCTGCTGGCTCCACAGCGCGGATTCGGGGTGCAGGGTGGTGGGACGCTGGAATTGGATGGTGGCCTGGGTCATGGTGGGCTATCGTCACTGTCTGAGAGTAAAAACTGGGCGAATCTTGCGCGAGGGCCGACCATGCTGTCAAACGTGATTGCGGCATTGCTTAACAACTGCCTTGTTTTTGAGCAGCATTGCCAGCTGTGCGGCCAACGTCCCTGTGCCGGCGGCGTCTGCGACGCCTGTACCGCCGTGCTGGCGAGTCCCGCCGCCACGCGTTGCCCGATATGCGCCGTGGCAGCGGCCAGTAGCCTGGTGCCTTGCGGCCATTGCCAGCGCGCGGCGCCGGCGTTTGCGCGCCTGCACGCCGCCTACGGCTACGGCTACCCGCTCGACGGCCTGATCGGCGCCTGTAAATACAGCCGCCAGCCGGCGCTGCAGGGCGCGCTCGCCAGCCTGTTGCGGCTGCAGCTGCAACGCACGCCGCAGCGGCCGGAAATCGACCTGGTGGTCGCGGTGCCACTGGCGCCGGCACGGCTGGCGGAACGCGGTTTTAACCTGCCGGATGCCCTGGCGCAGGCAGTCGCTGCTACAATCGGCGGCCGCATCGCCCACGACTTGTGTGTGCGCAAACGCAACACTGCGCCGCAGGCCGCACTCGACCGCCGCCAGCGGTTGCGCAATGTGCGCGATGCTTTTTGCGTAAAACGCCGCTGTGACGGGCTTTCCATCGCCATCGTCGATGACGTCGCCACCACCGGTGCCACCCTCGATGCGCTGGCCAAGGCACTGCAAAAAGCGGGCGCAAAACGGGTCGAAGCCTGGGTGCTTGCCAGGGCCTCCGACCACAAAATTTGACCAACCTGTTGATTTACCGGATTATTCACCCCGCAACGATGTTTACTGTTGTTCTCTACCAGCCGGAAATACCGCCCAATACGGGCAATATTATTCGACTCTGTGCCAACACCGGCTGTGAACTGCACTTGGTCAAACCGCTGGGTTTTCCGCTCGAAGACGCCAAACTGAAACGCGCCGGACTCGACTATCACGAGTACGCCCGCATGGTGGTTCACGAGAACTGGGAAGCCTGTCTGGCCCACCTTGGCCCGCGCCGCATCTTCGCGGCCACCACCAAGGGCGCCACGCGGCACGACCGCATCGCCTTCCAACCCGGCGATGTTTTGCTGTTCGGACCTGAATCACGCGGCTTGCCCCAGGAAGTACTGGACAGTCTCCCGACTGACCAGCGGGTGCGGTTGCCGATGCGGGCCGAATCACGCAGTCTCAATCTCTCTAATGCTGTCGCTGTCCTCGTCTTCGAGGCCTGGCGTCAACACGGTTTTGCCGGAGGGATCTGAGCCAGTTCACTGAGTTGGCGCAACAGCATAGGAGAGGTTCATGCGACCTTTTTACCGATGGCTGTGGCTTGCGTTCATCAGTGCTGTACTGGTGGCCTGTACCACCGTCAGACCGGCAACTGCCACCCAGACAGCCAAGGTCACGACCAAAAAATCGCCTGCCAAAACGGGCGCCTACTTTCAGAATGACGGCCCGGGCAGCAACATCCCGGTTAACCTGGACCTGGTTCCGGACGCCGTTCCCCAGGCAGAACCGCTGATCGCTGCGGCCAACCTGCCCTACACCGCGCTGGGCATGAGCTTCCGCCCGGACAAGAGCGCCAAGCCTTACCGCAAGACCGGCCGCGCATCCTGGTACGGCAAACAGTTCCACGGTCGCAAGACCAGCTCCGGCGAGCGCTACGACATGTTCGCGATGACCGCGGCGCATCCGACGCTGCCGATCCCGAGCTATGCCCGCGTCACCAATGTCAGCAATGGCGAATCGGTGATCGTGCGCATCAATGACCGCGGTCCGTTCCACAAGAGCCGGCTGATGGACCTTAGCTACGCCGCTGCCCACCGTCTGGGCTACGTCAACCGCGGCTCGGCCGAGGTTCTGATCGAGCGCGTGTTCCCGGTCAAGGGCAGCGAACGCATCGCCACCAAGCCGCCCGCAATGCAGGCTGCCGCCAGCGATCCGCTGTACCTGCAGCTGGGCAACTTCTCGCGACTGGCCCGTGCCGAGGCCGAGCTGAAAAAGCTGCTGGCCGACGACAGCCTGCACGACGACAAGCTGGCCATCGTCAATCACGAGGGCATCTACAGCATCCGCATGGGTCCGTTCCAGGGCGACCACGAAGCGCTGGCCGTCGCCAATGCACTCAGCGTGGCGCCGGTGATCACCCGCTAAGCCCGCTGCACCAGTACCAGCACCGCCTGCCTACCTCCGCGTAGCCGGGCGGTTTTTCATGGTGCCGGCGCCAGGCCAATGCCGGCCGCCTTGATCACCGCGGCCAGGGTGGCGAAGTGGCCGGCGATATCCTGCTCGTGCACGTGGGCATAGCCCAGCAGCAGGCCCTGCTGCGCCGGCGCCGCGCCGCGGTAATAGGCGCTCAGCGGCCGGGTGAGGATGCCCTGCTGCAACGCGGCCTCGGCAATGGCGTGATCGTCGCAGCCATCGGGCAAGCCCAGCACCAGGTGCAGGCCGGCGGCGCCGTCATGGATAGGCAGTCGCGCGCCAAAATGCGCGGCGATCGCCGCCAGCAGCGTCTCGCGCCGTAGCGCATAGAGATGGCGCATGCGGCGGATGTGCGACACGAAGTGGCCCTCGGCGATGAAATCCGCCAGCACCGCCTGCGTCAGGTACTGCCCGCCGCGGAACATCTCCGACAGCCCGGTCTGGAAGCTGGCGACCAGCGCTTCCGGCACCACCATGTAGGCCAGCCGCAGCCCCGGATAGATCACCTTGGAAAAGGTGGCCAGATAGATGACGCGGCCGTGGCGGTCCAGCCCCTGCAGCGACGGCAGCGGCGAGCGGCCGTAGCGGAATTCGCTGTCGTAGTCGTCCTCCACGATCCAGCTGTTGTGTCGCCGCGCATAGGCCAGCAAGCGCCGCCGCCGCGCCAGGCTCATCACCGCGCCCAGCGGGTACTGGTGTGACGGCGACACGTAGATCAGCTTCGGCGCCCCCAGCCGTGCGCCCTCCTCCACCTGCAGCCCCTCGCCGTCGACCGGTACCGGCAACGTGTCGAGCCCGCTGCTGCGCCACACGCTGTGCACGCCCCAGTAACCCGGATTCTCCACCCATGCTGTGTCACCGACGTCGCCCAGCAGCAGCGCGATCAGCTGTAACGCCGCGTGCGAGCCGTTGGTGACGATAATCTGTTCCGGGGTGCAGATCACGCCGCGCGAGCTGCGCAGGTAGTCGGCCAGCGCGCTGCGCAGCGCCGGCAGCCCGGGGCCGACGGAGTAGGTCAGCAGGTCCGGCTGCGGCTTGCGCCACTGGCGGTTGTGCAGCCGCATCCAGGTGCGTGACGGAAAGGTGCGCACCTCCGGCACCCCCGGCATGAAGGCGCCCCACTGCTTGTCGCCGGCACCGGCCTGCGCCACCAGCTGCGTGCCGCGCCGCGAGATCTCGGCCAGGCTGTCGGCGCCGGCCCTGGTCGCCGCCGGCTCGCGCCCAGGCAGGCGCTCCGGCCCGGTATCCAGCACGAAGGTGCCGCGGCCAACCCCGGCCGCCAGATAACCCTCCACCACCAGCCGTTCGTAGACGTGGATCACGGTGTTGCGCGCGATGCCCAGCTCCTGCGCCAGCTGCCG encodes:
- the pdxR gene encoding MocR-like pyridoxine biosynthesis transcription factor PdxR, with the translated sequence MASPSSPSQIVLQQMLADLLLQHFRRDSAESNTLQLYRLLRDGILQEVLPPGLRLPSSRQLAQELGIARNTVIHVYERLVVEGYLAAGVGRGTFVLDTGPERLPGREPAATRAGADSLAEISRRGTQLVAQAGAGDKQWGAFMPGVPEVRTFPSRTWMRLHNRQWRKPQPDLLTYSVGPGLPALRSALADYLRSSRGVICTPEQIIVTNGSHAALQLIALLLGDVGDTAWVENPGYWGVHSVWRSSGLDTLPVPVDGEGLQVEEGARLGAPKLIYVSPSHQYPLGAVMSLARRRRLLAYARRHNSWIVEDDYDSEFRYGRSPLPSLQGLDRHGRVIYLATFSKVIYPGLRLAYMVVPEALVASFQTGLSEMFRGGQYLTQAVLADFIAEGHFVSHIRRMRHLYALRRETLLAAIAAHFGARLPIHDGAAGLHLVLGLPDGCDDHAIAEAALQQGILTRPLSAYYRGAAPAQQGLLLGYAHVHEQDIAGHFATLAAVIKAAGIGLAPAP
- the bioF gene encoding 8-amino-7-oxononanoate synthase — protein: MRPDQLAGALSQLQAEHRLRQRAVLDSPQGPRVSIGGRDYLAFASNDYLGLANHPALKAAMREAIEMWGVGGGSSALVAGHFAIQQQAEEALAEFVGCEAALLFGSGYAANLGVVSSLVGRGDAIFADKLNHASLNDACQLSRAEFKRFRHNDLAHLAQLLQNTPAQSRLIVVDAVYSMEGDEAPLTELLQLAERYDAWLYLDDAHGFGILGNGRGALVEHALQHPRVVYMATLGKAAGVAGAFVAGSRQLIDWLVNRARTYIFTTAHPPAQAAAVLASLQLIEQESWRRLLLQEHISALRAALAETSFRLCSSRMPIQAIIIGGNEAAVQMAGDLQDSGIWVPAIRPPTVPAGTARLRVSLSAAHSGQDVSQLAQALVRLLR
- the bioB gene encoding biotin synthase BioB, whose translation is MTQATIQFQRPTTLHPESALWSQQEIEALYDLPFMELVFRAAEVHRQHFDPSRVQLSTLVSIKTGGCPEDCGYCPQSVHHETAVENQPMMTVDEVVDAARHAKANGAGRFCMGAAWRGPKDADLEKTLDMVQRVKALGLQTCATFGLLKDGQAEKLKDAGLDYYNHNLDTAPDKYADIIQTRDYEDRLATLGKVRGAGLSVCCGGIVGLNETREQRAGLILQLANLDPQPESVPVNNLVQVTGTPLDGAESLDWTEFVRTIAVARLTLPKSYIRLSAGRREMPEAMQALCFLAGANSIFYGDKLLTTGNPDVDADRALMDKLGLQPL
- a CDS encoding ComF family protein; this encodes MAAASSLVPCGHCQRAAPAFARLHAAYGYGYPLDGLIGACKYSRQPALQGALASLLRLQLQRTPQRPEIDLVVAVPLAPARLAERGFNLPDALAQAVAATIGGRIAHDLCVRKRNTAPQAALDRRQRLRNVRDAFCVKRRCDGLSIAIVDDVATTGATLDALAKALQKAGAKRVEAWVLARASDHKI
- the trmL gene encoding tRNA (uridine(34)/cytosine(34)/5-carboxymethylaminomethyluridine(34)-2'-O)-methyltransferase TrmL, which produces MFTVVLYQPEIPPNTGNIIRLCANTGCELHLVKPLGFPLEDAKLKRAGLDYHEYARMVVHENWEACLAHLGPRRIFAATTKGATRHDRIAFQPGDVLLFGPESRGLPQEVLDSLPTDQRVRLPMRAESRSLNLSNAVAVLVFEAWRQHGFAGGI
- a CDS encoding septal ring lytic transglycosylase RlpA family protein, with the translated sequence MRPFYRWLWLAFISAVLVACTTVRPATATQTAKVTTKKSPAKTGAYFQNDGPGSNIPVNLDLVPDAVPQAEPLIAAANLPYTALGMSFRPDKSAKPYRKTGRASWYGKQFHGRKTSSGERYDMFAMTAAHPTLPIPSYARVTNVSNGESVIVRINDRGPFHKSRLMDLSYAAAHRLGYVNRGSAEVLIERVFPVKGSERIATKPPAMQAAASDPLYLQLGNFSRLARAEAELKKLLADDSLHDDKLAIVNHEGIYSIRMGPFQGDHEALAVANALSVAPVITR